A genomic segment from Xiphophorus maculatus strain JP 163 A chromosome 6, X_maculatus-5.0-male, whole genome shotgun sequence encodes:
- the LOC102217469 gene encoding myosin light chain kinase family member 4-like isoform X5 has product MDQSISSHHGKDYKSKDGAEKPCLGQKSLKAQKKMKPPDAAGNISPKKQALLLEEVQKLNKENTEKMGQLFLQLDLESGVTPKDEQPQAPACNLVDYVHEDSQATVAEEREAKAVTEEQIEEEETKEKAVPVDDVVQKKAEEKKPEVPKEQQKENISASEEQIEVSEMPSSYVDKKEEIATSDDDKEATPCTETEQDQITETEQDKKEEREEAQKEDDDESAEHEDWASFKADGIQIQFNLKEKLEKGKLENADEKTTDDDQSERFFIDTTPPPAAPFNHRIVSAKPNQIRNFYTINWQEVLGGGRFGQVHKCVENSSGLTLAAKVIKARSQKEKDVVKNEIQVMNNLDHANLIQLYAAYESRNDIILVLEYVGGGELFDRIIDENYTLMELDAVVFIRQICEGLQHMHKMSILHLDLKPENILCVSRVTNKIKIIDFGLARIYKPREKLKVNFGTPEFLAPEVVNYDFVSFNTDMWSLGVITYMLLSGLCPFLGDDDNQTLNNILAVRWNFEEQEFADTSVEAKDFITRLLVINKTWRMGACEALRHPWLSDSVLHHRLYTKKNMCRSRRSSCVPLIDI; this is encoded by the exons ATGGACCAAAGCATTTCCTCGCATCAC ggGAAAGATTACAAGAGCAAAGATGGGGCAGAAAAACCATGTTTGGGCCAGAAGAGCCTCAAAGCTCAAAAGAAGATGAAGCCTCCAGATGCAGCAG gtAATATTTCACCAAAGAAGCAGGCTTTGCTTCTTGAAGAAGTgcagaaattaaacaaagagAACACAGAAAAAATGGGTCAGTTGTTTCTGCAGCTGGATCTGGAGTCTGGGGTGACCCCTAAAGACGAGCAACCACAGGCCCCCGCTTGCAATCTGGTGGACTATGTGCATGAAGATTCCCAAGCTACTGTGGCTGAGGAACGTGAGGCTAAAGCTGTTACTGAGGAGCAAATAGAGGAAGAGGAAACTAAGGAAAAAGCAGTGCCAGTGGATGATGTAGTGcaaaagaaagcagaagaaaaaaagcctgAAGTTCCCAAggaacaacagaaagaaaatatttctgcttctgaAGAGCAAATAGAAGTCTCCGAGATGCCCTCTTCCTATGTagataaaaaagaagagattGCTACCAG CGATGACGACAAAGAAGCAACACCATGCACAGAGACTGAGCAGGACCAGATCACTGAGACAGAGCAAGACAAGAAGGAGGAAAGagaagaagcacagaaagaggatgatgatgagagCGCTGAGCATGAAGACTGGGCTAGCTTCAAGGCAGATGGAATTCAAATCCAGTTCAACCTTAAAGAAAAGTTGGAGAAGGGAAAACTGGAGAATGCTGATGAAAAAACGACAGATGACGATCAAAGTGAGCGGTTCTTCATCG ATACCACTCCTCCTCCGGCAGCTCCTTTTAATCATCGCATTGTGTCTGCTAAGCCAAACCAGATCAGAAACTTTTACACAATCAACTGGCAAGAGGTCCTAGGCGG GGGCCGGTTCGGTCAGGTGCACAAATGTGTAGAAAACTCCTCAGGTCTCACTTTGGCAGCGAAAGTCATTAAAGCTCGAAGCCAGAAAGAAAAG GACGTGGTGAAGAATGAGATCCAGGTCATGAATAATCTGGACCATGCCAACCTGATCCAGCTCTATGCAGCTTATGAGTCAAGGAATGACATCATCCTTGTACTTGAATA TGTTGGTGGAGGAGAACTCTTTGACAGGATTATTGATGAAAACTACACTTTGATGGAGTTGGATGCTGTGGTGTTCATCCGACAGATCTGCGAGGGCCTTCAGCATATGCACAAAATGTCGATACTGCATCTAGACTTAAAG ccagaaaacattttgtgtgtgaGCAGAGTGACCAACAAGATTAAGATAATTGATTTTGGCCTCGCTAGGAT ATATAAACCACGAGAGAAATTAAAGGTGAATTTTGGAACTCCAGAGTTTCTAGCTCCTGAGGTCGTCAACTACGATTTTGTGTCGTTCAACACAGACATGTGGAGCCTTGGTGTCATAACTTACATGCT CCTGAGCGGTTTGTGTCCCTTCCTTGGCGATGATGACAATCAGACTTTAAACAACATCTTGGCTGTTCGGTGGAACTTTGAGGAACAGGAGTTTGCAGATACTTCAGTGGAAGCAAAAGACTTTATCACTAGGCTCCTTGTTATAAATAAAAC CTGGAGGATGGGAGCTTGTGAGGCATTAAGGCATCCATGGCTATCCGACTCTGTTCTACATCATCGTCTTTATACAAAG aaaaatatgtGCAGATCACGCAGATCATCATGCGTACCCCTGATTGATATATAA
- the LOC102217469 gene encoding myosin light chain kinase 3-like isoform X4: MENLVLVGNIFLVNNICLVISYLWGKLLDFLCYRRRHTAFANQGKDYKSKDGAEKPCLGQKSLKAQKKMKPPDAAGNISPKKQALLLEEVQKLNKENTEKMGQLFLQLDLESGVTPKDEQPQAPACNLVDYVHEDSQATVAEEREAKAVTEEQIEEEETKEKAVPVDDVVQKKAEEKKPEVPKEQQKENISASEEQIEVSEMPSSYVDKKEEIATSDDDKEATPCTETEQDQITETEQDKKEEREEAQKEDDDESAEHEDWASFKADGIQIQFNLKEKLEKGKLENADEKTTDDDQSERFFIDTTPPPAAPFNHRIVSAKPNQIRNFYTINWQEVLGGGRFGQVHKCVENSSGLTLAAKVIKARSQKEKDVVKNEIQVMNNLDHANLIQLYAAYESRNDIILVLEYVGGGELFDRIIDENYTLMELDAVVFIRQICEGLQHMHKMSILHLDLKPENILCVSRVTNKIKIIDFGLARIYKPREKLKVNFGTPEFLAPEVVNYDFVSFNTDMWSLGVITYMLLSGLCPFLGDDDNQTLNNILAVRWNFEEQEFADTSVEAKDFITRLLVINKTWRMGACEALRHPWLSDSVLHHRLYTKKNMCRSRRSSCVPLIDI, translated from the exons ggGAAAGATTACAAGAGCAAAGATGGGGCAGAAAAACCATGTTTGGGCCAGAAGAGCCTCAAAGCTCAAAAGAAGATGAAGCCTCCAGATGCAGCAG gtAATATTTCACCAAAGAAGCAGGCTTTGCTTCTTGAAGAAGTgcagaaattaaacaaagagAACACAGAAAAAATGGGTCAGTTGTTTCTGCAGCTGGATCTGGAGTCTGGGGTGACCCCTAAAGACGAGCAACCACAGGCCCCCGCTTGCAATCTGGTGGACTATGTGCATGAAGATTCCCAAGCTACTGTGGCTGAGGAACGTGAGGCTAAAGCTGTTACTGAGGAGCAAATAGAGGAAGAGGAAACTAAGGAAAAAGCAGTGCCAGTGGATGATGTAGTGcaaaagaaagcagaagaaaaaaagcctgAAGTTCCCAAggaacaacagaaagaaaatatttctgcttctgaAGAGCAAATAGAAGTCTCCGAGATGCCCTCTTCCTATGTagataaaaaagaagagattGCTACCAG CGATGACGACAAAGAAGCAACACCATGCACAGAGACTGAGCAGGACCAGATCACTGAGACAGAGCAAGACAAGAAGGAGGAAAGagaagaagcacagaaagaggatgatgatgagagCGCTGAGCATGAAGACTGGGCTAGCTTCAAGGCAGATGGAATTCAAATCCAGTTCAACCTTAAAGAAAAGTTGGAGAAGGGAAAACTGGAGAATGCTGATGAAAAAACGACAGATGACGATCAAAGTGAGCGGTTCTTCATCG ATACCACTCCTCCTCCGGCAGCTCCTTTTAATCATCGCATTGTGTCTGCTAAGCCAAACCAGATCAGAAACTTTTACACAATCAACTGGCAAGAGGTCCTAGGCGG GGGCCGGTTCGGTCAGGTGCACAAATGTGTAGAAAACTCCTCAGGTCTCACTTTGGCAGCGAAAGTCATTAAAGCTCGAAGCCAGAAAGAAAAG GACGTGGTGAAGAATGAGATCCAGGTCATGAATAATCTGGACCATGCCAACCTGATCCAGCTCTATGCAGCTTATGAGTCAAGGAATGACATCATCCTTGTACTTGAATA TGTTGGTGGAGGAGAACTCTTTGACAGGATTATTGATGAAAACTACACTTTGATGGAGTTGGATGCTGTGGTGTTCATCCGACAGATCTGCGAGGGCCTTCAGCATATGCACAAAATGTCGATACTGCATCTAGACTTAAAG ccagaaaacattttgtgtgtgaGCAGAGTGACCAACAAGATTAAGATAATTGATTTTGGCCTCGCTAGGAT ATATAAACCACGAGAGAAATTAAAGGTGAATTTTGGAACTCCAGAGTTTCTAGCTCCTGAGGTCGTCAACTACGATTTTGTGTCGTTCAACACAGACATGTGGAGCCTTGGTGTCATAACTTACATGCT CCTGAGCGGTTTGTGTCCCTTCCTTGGCGATGATGACAATCAGACTTTAAACAACATCTTGGCTGTTCGGTGGAACTTTGAGGAACAGGAGTTTGCAGATACTTCAGTGGAAGCAAAAGACTTTATCACTAGGCTCCTTGTTATAAATAAAAC CTGGAGGATGGGAGCTTGTGAGGCATTAAGGCATCCATGGCTATCCGACTCTGTTCTACATCATCGTCTTTATACAAAG aaaaatatgtGCAGATCACGCAGATCATCATGCGTACCCCTGATTGATATATAA
- the LOC102217469 gene encoding myosin light chain kinase 2, skeletal/cardiac muscle-like isoform X3, with the protein MENLVLVGNIFLVNNICLVISYLWGKLLDFLCYRRRHTAFANQKTTSSKASKWKQEITPACQPSSLQPHYKIKLHGPKHFLASRKCGSFGKDYKSKDGAEKPCLGQKSLKAQKKMKPPDAAGNISPKKQALLLEEVQKLNKENTEKMGQLFLQLDLESGVTPKDEQPQAPACNLVDYVHEDSQATVAEEREAKAVTEEQIEEEETKEKAVPVDDVVQKKAEEKKPEVPKEQQKENISASEEQIEVSEMPSSYVDKKEEIATSDDDKEATPCTETEQDQITETEQDKKEEREEAQKEDDDESAEHEDWASFKADGIQIQFNLKEKLEKGKLENADEKTTDDDQSERFFIDTTPPPAAPFNHRIVSAKPNQIRNFYTINWQEVLGGGRFGQVHKCVENSSGLTLAAKVIKARSQKEKDVVKNEIQVMNNLDHANLIQLYAAYESRNDIILVLEYVGGGELFDRIIDENYTLMELDAVVFIRQICEGLQHMHKMSILHLDLKPENILCVSRVTNKIKIIDFGLARIYKPREKLKVNFGTPEFLAPEVVNYDFVSFNTDMWSLGVITYMLLSGLCPFLGDDDNQTLNNILAVRWNFEEQEFADTSVEAKDFITRLLVINKTWRMGACEALRHPWLSDSVLHHRLYTKKNMCRSRRSSCVPLIDI; encoded by the exons AAAACTACCTCTAGCAAAGCCAGTAAATGGAAACAAGAGATAACTCCTGCATGTCAGCCAAGTTCTCTGCAGCCCCATTACAAGATAAAGCTCCATGGACCAAAGCATTTCCTCGCATCACGTAAATGTGGAAGCTTT ggGAAAGATTACAAGAGCAAAGATGGGGCAGAAAAACCATGTTTGGGCCAGAAGAGCCTCAAAGCTCAAAAGAAGATGAAGCCTCCAGATGCAGCAG gtAATATTTCACCAAAGAAGCAGGCTTTGCTTCTTGAAGAAGTgcagaaattaaacaaagagAACACAGAAAAAATGGGTCAGTTGTTTCTGCAGCTGGATCTGGAGTCTGGGGTGACCCCTAAAGACGAGCAACCACAGGCCCCCGCTTGCAATCTGGTGGACTATGTGCATGAAGATTCCCAAGCTACTGTGGCTGAGGAACGTGAGGCTAAAGCTGTTACTGAGGAGCAAATAGAGGAAGAGGAAACTAAGGAAAAAGCAGTGCCAGTGGATGATGTAGTGcaaaagaaagcagaagaaaaaaagcctgAAGTTCCCAAggaacaacagaaagaaaatatttctgcttctgaAGAGCAAATAGAAGTCTCCGAGATGCCCTCTTCCTATGTagataaaaaagaagagattGCTACCAG CGATGACGACAAAGAAGCAACACCATGCACAGAGACTGAGCAGGACCAGATCACTGAGACAGAGCAAGACAAGAAGGAGGAAAGagaagaagcacagaaagaggatgatgatgagagCGCTGAGCATGAAGACTGGGCTAGCTTCAAGGCAGATGGAATTCAAATCCAGTTCAACCTTAAAGAAAAGTTGGAGAAGGGAAAACTGGAGAATGCTGATGAAAAAACGACAGATGACGATCAAAGTGAGCGGTTCTTCATCG ATACCACTCCTCCTCCGGCAGCTCCTTTTAATCATCGCATTGTGTCTGCTAAGCCAAACCAGATCAGAAACTTTTACACAATCAACTGGCAAGAGGTCCTAGGCGG GGGCCGGTTCGGTCAGGTGCACAAATGTGTAGAAAACTCCTCAGGTCTCACTTTGGCAGCGAAAGTCATTAAAGCTCGAAGCCAGAAAGAAAAG GACGTGGTGAAGAATGAGATCCAGGTCATGAATAATCTGGACCATGCCAACCTGATCCAGCTCTATGCAGCTTATGAGTCAAGGAATGACATCATCCTTGTACTTGAATA TGTTGGTGGAGGAGAACTCTTTGACAGGATTATTGATGAAAACTACACTTTGATGGAGTTGGATGCTGTGGTGTTCATCCGACAGATCTGCGAGGGCCTTCAGCATATGCACAAAATGTCGATACTGCATCTAGACTTAAAG ccagaaaacattttgtgtgtgaGCAGAGTGACCAACAAGATTAAGATAATTGATTTTGGCCTCGCTAGGAT ATATAAACCACGAGAGAAATTAAAGGTGAATTTTGGAACTCCAGAGTTTCTAGCTCCTGAGGTCGTCAACTACGATTTTGTGTCGTTCAACACAGACATGTGGAGCCTTGGTGTCATAACTTACATGCT CCTGAGCGGTTTGTGTCCCTTCCTTGGCGATGATGACAATCAGACTTTAAACAACATCTTGGCTGTTCGGTGGAACTTTGAGGAACAGGAGTTTGCAGATACTTCAGTGGAAGCAAAAGACTTTATCACTAGGCTCCTTGTTATAAATAAAAC CTGGAGGATGGGAGCTTGTGAGGCATTAAGGCATCCATGGCTATCCGACTCTGTTCTACATCATCGTCTTTATACAAAG aaaaatatgtGCAGATCACGCAGATCATCATGCGTACCCCTGATTGATATATAA